TGCGCTCATCATGGCACTCTCCGATTCCGTACCTGTTCGGTGGCCTCGCTGCTATGCTTGGTCTCATAGCTTTTGCTCTGTTGATATTGGCTTGCTCTTATTGGAAACTCTCAAGTCATTTACAgagtgaagaaaatgaaaacagagaCTTGGAAAACGGTGAGAAAGAGTGTGATTCTGCTGGTGAAAAGAAGGTCTATGAGGAGAAGATTCTGGTAATCATGGCCGGAGATCAGAACCCGACATTCCTGGCCACCCCTGTTTACCCCAAGTCGTTATCTTTCTCTGATGGGGTGAAGACCCATCTTGAGGAAACCCCCCAAAATCATGAAGCTTCTGAGAAAACGCAGAAAGAAATGGAAAACCATCTTCAACCTGCAACACAACAACCACAAGAACAAGAAACCCAACAACAAAGCTAGCTAGCTAGTTGATATATTTATCAATTGGCTTGCAAATTTAACATAGGCTAGATTTGAGTAACAGAGTGTCTTTTGCTCTGTTTCTCACTGATTATTCCCTCTTGTTCTTTTTGCTTTGCTTTTTTGTCTTGGTTTTtgagcttgttggatggtttgTCTTCCACTTTGAATCGGGAAGTGTAAATTGAAGCtgagatgaattggaattgagGGAATTTTGTTTCTATCTAAATCTAAGGGTAAAGCCAAGTTTGGCGTAATCTTCAGTGTTACTGAAAGTACTTTTTTCGATTAATGGTTACTCCATTATGATGCTTAGTTGCTTACAGCTTGAGAGGCAAGCAACAACTTCTGAGTGTGTCttttcatttaatattttttaaataaaaaatggtaaaatTAGTGAAATTTGATTCTCAAActctaaaagaaaaaaaatttgattagCTATATACTGCTTAGCGCGCTAACTGTGGGATGATGATTAATCTCAATGCTATTAACTCTATGATACCATGATTgagattattattttttaatcaaagttagttgaaaaaatgaattatttttctttatacatcggaaaattgaCAAAAACAAGAACAAACTACCCAACCCAGAGGGAAAACCTCAAGAGAAGGACTTCCAGCTCTGGAGGCGGAAACTCGACTATCTGGAAATCTAGAACTGGAAGCGTGGAGCCATTCCTAGCTAACCAATCTGTTGTTGTATTCCCCTCTCGCCTGCACCAAGAGAGATCCACCTGCCAACCACCATTGAGCACCTCGCGAATCTCCATCACAACACCATCATGGACTTGGTCTTGGATGCTCATAGGGTCAGACAAGATACGAACCATATCTTGATTATCAGATGTACTAATTAACCTTCTAAACCCATGATCCCAAGCCAACCTAGGGCTATCGAGAAGAGCCTTTGCTTCAGCACAAAACAAGCTACCACCCTTCTCTTGGAACATGAAGCCAGTAACCCATTTACCTGTATGATCTCGTAGCAAACCTCCACCCCCCATAAATCCTTCCTCCTGACGGTAGCTGCCATCCACTTCAAGCTTCATGAACCCTTTCGGTGGAGCCTTCCATCCCACATTCAAAAGACCAGTGTTTTCATGCAGCAAATCTGGTTGCAGAAAACGAATAAAGTCATCGTGTTCATATTGCAACTTTCGCCAAGCACTCTCCAACGTCCAAGGTTGAGGATCAAGAGCCATGTTGCACCTCCATTTCCAAACCCCCCAAAGTCCAGCAAGGAATCGAGTAGCATGGTTGCTAGTAGCATGCTCCTTTATCCAAGCTCGAAATTCCAAAGTCCATAAATTCTGCTAGCTCCAAGCTCCCAGTTTAGCCCACAACTGGCGGGAATGAGGGCAATCTCTTAGCCCATGCATGCAATCTTCCCTTGGTGAAAAGCACCGCGCACATCCCTCCGACACAACCAACCTACACTTGAAGCTATTCGAATTAACCGGGATCGCTTCATGAAGACACAACCAAACAGACATACGAACCTTCTCCGAAATTTTTAACTTCCAAACCCAAGCCCAACTTTGCTCTTCCTCCTGCACTATCATTTTCCCACAGAGCCAACTATACCCTTCACTAACGGTGTACAGACCAGTGTTAGAATTCTCCCAAGTCCAAGCATCCCTGCTCGCTGGGTCTAGGCGCGGTTCCACATTGGAGAACATGCCTTCCACCTCCTCCAGAACCATAGTTGCCAACCGATCCAACCTCTAGTTCTCGTGGTCAATTAAATCCCGAAGATAAAGCCTTGTGTCGGATATATTCACGAATGGAATTTTTCTCTCCTATTTTTCCAACTCCAGACCAATTGAAATACCACACAGATGAATCACTCGGTCCCATCCTAAATTTAAAACCATTTGGGAGTTGATCCCTCGCCTCCAGGATGCCCTTCCAAACAGGGGAGGCATTATTCTGATGCGTTACACTCAAGATTGACGGCCCCCTAAGGTACTTGTACTGGAAAACCTGCACCTACAGCTTATCAGAATTAGAGAGGAGATTCCAAACCGCTTTCGCTAGCAATATCGTATTGTGGTCCGTCGTATCCCTCATCCCAAGTCCACCAAGCTCCTTATCTCGAGTAATTTTTCTCCAATTAACTAAGTGCCAGCCTCTTTGACCATTGGCCTTCACCCAATTGAAGCTTCTCATGCATTGGTTCATGCTATTGTTGATACTTCTAGGCAACCAAAAAAACCTGCATGGTGTATGTTGGAATTGCTGCTATTGCAGATTTTGCAAGACACACCCTCCGAGCAAGGTTGAGGAGATTAGTCTTCCAAAAAAGGAATTGTTCTTATTGGTAATGGGTCTTATAGTGTTACCAGTGAGGTAGATATTCTCCAAATGGAGCTTTCTGCAATTTTTCATAAGTTGTTGGTGGCTTGGAGCCATTGGTACCGGAGTGTGAGTTGCTACTTTCATTCTCTTCATGCAACGACGTACGATGTTGGTCCTTAACCCTTGTCTAGGTTCCATACTTGTTGATTGAAAACATTAGGGATTTGCTTCATAGGTAATCCAATGCTCATTTACCCCATACTTTTCGTGTGGGTTATGCGTGTGCAGAACATCATAGGGTGTAATATGGTAACTTCTCATCTCGTTTTGAAATCATGAAGTTAGGTTTGACTCTCACTCATTGAATAAAACACATGTTGCGATCAATTGCTTATTGCTTAATGGAGTACCGACAATGATGATATTTGCAATTATATCGGATGTTACCTgatctaaaaaaattaatcctTGCGGGCTCTAGCATAAATTGTCTTTctaatatacttttttttagtGCGTCGGAAAGATaacaacacaaaacaaaaaactaaaGCAAACCTAGGGAGTATTTCTTATAAATTAGtagtaaaataaaatcattggTCAACATTTTACTGCTTATTACATTAAGAGCGAGACGAGTGATTGTCGAACAACTAACAATTGTTGGGATACctcatttaataataataataataataataattttatacaACATTTCATCAATGGATTTTACAATTTAATTTCACAATATTATCctacaaaattattttttattgctCATTTTATCTTAGTCAATTGTGACAACGCTAGTCCAAACAAACACTAAATACTTTGAattaatatgtatttttttgtttttgagagTATTCACATAAGTGACACTCATGAGATTAATTTTCTTGAAATTTGAAGATCACATTTTGTGTATAAGTGTCTTCCAactagagctgtcaatatgggCTGGCCCGACCCATACGGGCCAGCCCGTCACGGGTTGGGTTGGAAACGGGTTGGGTCAGGCCAACCCATATTTTGACGAGCTAGAGAAATATGAACCCAACCCGACTCACGAGTTGGCTCGTTTGTTATgtttcataaataaataaaatctaaaaaattggataaaaatatttcaaaaaagaaaatgttataaaaaataGTTATTAAAATACTGTATTAACACATAAACAAGTAAATGAAGTAATACTAGTGGTAGTGGATTTGAATTAACAATACTAGTTTAACACATTATAGGTCAAGTTCAAACTAGCTATAAATTGAAAACTAGCTACAGGCACCAAAAACACGCATGGGAAAAGGAAAATACAAATCTCATTCCTAATAATCCAAGAAACCATCACCCCCTCTAATTGCTACATGTAGCAAAAGATAAACTCAAAATAATCATTCCTTGTGCTCCACCTCCTCTCTTTGGAAAGCCTTATCACAACAAATACCAACAGTACAGTAGGAGACGAAGAATTCCTCTAGCCAAAAGAAATAGCAACATAATAGGTAGTGATAGAGAGTAGAGACCACTCATACCGTTGATCAGAAACAAGGAAGCAAGGAGAAACGGGTTTGAGCCGCCGGTGAAGGAGAACAAGCCACCGCAGAAGGAGGATGAGCCGTCGGTGATGGACGAGCGAGACAAGGGGAAAAAGAACTTGACCTGTGGAGTGAAATGTGAGGCCAGGAGATTTTTGTGATTTGGATAAGGTttctttaatttaaatttaaaaaagatTTATCTCCTTTTCTCTTAAAAAAACTAATTGGGATTTGGGCTTATCCAAacaaaacatttaaaaaaaaagttaaaaagcaCTTGACTCGCGGGCTGACCCGTTCAACCCACGGGCTGACCagtttaacccgcgggttaaacgagCCGGGTTGTGCTGGCCCAGGTTCCATATGGGTTGATATTTGCCCAACCCAACCCTGTCAcgagccgggttgggttgggctagCTCGCGGGTTCCAACCCATATTGACAACTCTACTTCCAACAAATCCTTATATATACACACTACTTAGAGATCAGACTCTAGATTAAATGCTCAAGAAGTTCTCAGCTATCTACCCGCTATGCTTACACAAAAAAGCATAATGAAAAGAAATTTGTGATATAATAAAGTAGTGTGGTTGAATAGAAAAGAGAGATAAGCGAAGAATATATGAAAATGacaaataagaaaaagaaaagtgtgAACATATCAAAATTAATCAACGAAttctgtttcaaaaaaaagttcacCAATGAATGGTTTTATGTTGCTGGTTTTCATTTAGTGTTCCACTTTACTTTTTAATCATATAAGATATTTAAacttacataaaaaaaatgttgtacTATACACCCTCCGATCACTATtataaggaaaaaaataaatttttaaattcattCTGTAAATGATGTATCTCGTCTAtaataatgactagatacatcatttattcaatgaatCCAAAATGTTGTTTTTTCCTTATAATAGTAACTGGAGGGTGTAGACACAAAACAATACAGAATTGTGTCAAAAATAATTTAACATCCTGCATTAAGCTTGCTTTAATTTCTCTTATAAATACCCTTCCACCCCGAGAGctagatttgccaccccaaccattagatttcacacccccaattttcggattttcaagttccgaattatttcggaatcttagattccgaaattaattcgtgatttttagttcaaaatacatctaacaccacacttttgagtaaaaaaccacacttttgagtaaaaaactgcttcggaaaccttatttccgaaatatttcggaaactgagtttccgtaagtggggtgacatttctaatgattGGGTGCCAAATCTAATGATCTTCCACCCCTCTCATCCATTCACCAAACTCACATGGttcactttctttctctctacCCCAACAACAACGACACCTTCTTACCCCTCCAATTTCAGTATTAATTGAAAGCAACCATGAGAACCCTCCCCACCACTACCACAACTTCACTAGCACCCACAGCCACCGCATCATTGATGCGCTCGTCGTGGCACTCTCCGATACCGTACCTCTTCGGCGGGCTTGCTGCTATGTTAGGTCTCATAGTTTTTGCTCTGTTGATCTTGGCTTGCTCTTTTTGGAAACTCTCTGGTCATTTACGGAgcgaagaaaatgaaaacaggGACATGGAAAACGGTGAGAAAGAGTGTGATTCTGCAACTGAAAACAAGGTCTACGAGGAGAAGATTCTGGTAATCATGGCCGGAGATCAAAACCCAACATTCTTGGCCACCCCTGTTTTCCCCAAGTTGTTATCTCTCTCTGATGGGGTGAAGACCCAGCTTGAGGAAAACACCGAAAATCACGAAGCTTCTGAGAAATCGCAGAAAGAAATGGAAAACCATCTTCAACCTGCAACACAACAACCACAAGAACAAGAAACCCAACAACAAAGCTAGCTAGCTAGTTGATATATTTATCAATTGGCTTGCAAATTTAACATAGGCTAGATTTGAGGAACAGAGTGTCTTTTGCTCTGTTTCTCACTGATTATTCCCTCTTGTTCTTTTTGCTTTGCTTTTTTGTCTTGGTTTTtgagcttgt
This is a stretch of genomic DNA from Lotus japonicus ecotype B-129 chromosome 1, LjGifu_v1.2. It encodes these proteins:
- the LOC130725712 gene encoding protein GLUTAMINE DUMPER 5-like, producing the protein MRTISTTTTTTLAPEATASLMRSSWHSPIPYLFGGLAAMLGLIAFALLILACSYWKLSSHLQSEENENRDLENGEKECDSAGEKKVYEEKILVIMAGDQNPTFLATPVYPKSLSFSDGVKTHLEETPQNHEASEKTQKEMENHLQPATQQPQEQETQQQS
- the LOC130725723 gene encoding protein GLUTAMINE DUMPER 5-like, with protein sequence MRTLPTTTTTSLAPTATASLMRSSWHSPIPYLFGGLAAMLGLIVFALLILACSFWKLSGHLRSEENENRDMENGEKECDSATENKVYEEKILVIMAGDQNPTFLATPVFPKLLSLSDGVKTQLEENTENHEASEKSQKEMENHLQPATQQPQEQETQQQS